One window of the Pseudomonas lurida genome contains the following:
- the rho gene encoding transcription termination factor Rho, producing MNLTELKQKPITDLLQLAEEMGIENMARSRKQDVIFSLLKKHAKSGEEISGDGVLEILQDGFGFLRSADASYLAGPDDIYVSPSQIRRFNLRTGDTIVGKIRPPKEGERYFALLKVDTINFDRPENAKNKILFENLTPLFPTVRMKMEAGNGSTEDLTGRVIDLCAPIGKGQRGLIVAPPKAGKTIMLQNIAANIARNNPEVHLIVLLIDERPEEVTEMQRTVRGEVVASTFDEPPTRHVQVAEMVIEKAKRLVEHKKDVVILLDSITRLARAYNTVIPSSGKVLTGGVDAHALEKPKRFFGAARNIEEGGSLTIIATALVETGSKMDEVIYEEFKGTGNMELPLDRRIAEKRVFPAININRSGTRREELLTADDELQRMWILRKLLHPMDEVAAIEFLIDKLKTTKTNDEFFLSMKRK from the coding sequence ATGAATCTGACTGAACTCAAGCAAAAGCCGATTACCGACCTGCTCCAACTGGCCGAAGAAATGGGCATAGAAAATATGGCCCGTTCGCGCAAGCAGGACGTGATTTTCTCCTTGCTGAAAAAGCACGCGAAAAGCGGCGAGGAAATCTCCGGTGATGGCGTGCTGGAGATTCTCCAGGACGGCTTCGGCTTCCTCCGCTCTGCAGACGCCTCCTATCTTGCCGGCCCAGACGATATCTACGTCTCGCCGAGCCAGATCCGTCGCTTCAACTTGCGCACCGGTGACACCATCGTTGGCAAGATCCGCCCACCGAAGGAAGGCGAGCGTTATTTCGCCCTGCTCAAGGTCGACACGATCAACTTCGATCGTCCCGAGAACGCGAAAAACAAGATTCTCTTCGAGAACCTGACCCCGCTGTTCCCGACCGTGCGCATGAAGATGGAAGCCGGTAACGGTTCCACCGAAGACCTGACCGGTCGTGTGATCGACCTGTGCGCCCCGATCGGCAAAGGCCAGCGTGGCCTGATCGTCGCACCGCCGAAAGCCGGTAAGACCATCATGCTGCAAAACATTGCAGCGAACATCGCGCGCAACAATCCTGAAGTTCACCTGATCGTGCTGCTGATCGATGAACGTCCGGAAGAAGTAACCGAAATGCAGCGCACCGTGCGCGGCGAAGTGGTTGCCTCGACGTTCGATGAGCCGCCAACTCGCCACGTGCAGGTTGCCGAAATGGTGATCGAGAAGGCCAAGCGCCTGGTCGAACACAAGAAAGACGTGGTGATCCTGCTCGACTCGATCACCCGCCTGGCCCGCGCCTACAACACCGTGATCCCGAGCTCCGGCAAGGTATTGACCGGTGGTGTCGATGCCCACGCCCTGGAGAAACCGAAGCGTTTCTTTGGCGCAGCGCGGAACATCGAAGAAGGCGGCTCGCTGACCATTATCGCCACCGCACTGGTTGAAACCGGTTCGAAGATGGACGAAGTGATCTACGAAGAGTTCAAGGGTACCGGTAACATGGAACTGCCCCTGGACCGTCGCATCGCGGAAAAACGCGTGTTCCCGGCGATCAACATCAACCGTTCCGGCACCCGCCGCGAAGAGTTGCTGACCGCCGACGACGAGCTGCAGCGTATGTGGATCCTGCGCAAGCTGCTGCACCCGATGGACGAAGTCGCCGCCATCGAGTTCCTGATCGACAAGCTGAAAACCACCAAGACCAACGATGAGTTCTTCTTGTCGATGAAGCGTAAGTAA
- the trxA gene encoding thioredoxin TrxA: MSNDLIKHVTDETFEAEVLKAQGPVLVDYWAEWCGPCKMIAPVLDDIATTYEGKLTIAKLNIDDNQETPAKHGVRGIPTLMLFKNGNVEATKVGALSKSQLQAFLDANI, encoded by the coding sequence ATGAGCAACGATCTTATCAAGCACGTCACCGACGAGACCTTTGAGGCCGAAGTACTCAAGGCTCAAGGCCCGGTGCTGGTTGACTACTGGGCTGAATGGTGTGGCCCTTGCAAAATGATCGCTCCAGTCCTGGACGATATTGCGACCACCTACGAAGGCAAGCTGACCATTGCCAAGCTGAACATCGACGACAACCAGGAAACCCCGGCCAAGCACGGCGTGCGTGGTATTCCTACGCTGATGCTGTTCAAGAATGGCAACGTCGAAGCGACCAAGGTAGGCGCGCTGTCGAAGTCTCAGCTGCAAGCTTTCCTCGACGCGAACATCTAA
- a CDS encoding FadR/GntR family transcriptional regulator, with protein sequence MNSFAQAVPEAALQAIRKLIKEQGFGPGDALPSQRDLAVQLGVSRASLREALSSLSALGVVSVQPGKGVFVQAAEESPGFAWPFAAQATPLDIFQLRYALEGFAAGLAAVTLSIDELDSLEDNVEAMRKVLKAGDFEAAARLDFEFHQRILLASGNQAMVSILSASAEVFLESQKLPFIRPERAMETWQEHRRILRALARRASAAAQKTMQEHVRNAALRTGIAFVTPVTP encoded by the coding sequence ATGAATTCCTTCGCCCAAGCCGTACCGGAAGCGGCCCTGCAGGCCATCCGCAAACTGATCAAGGAGCAAGGCTTCGGCCCGGGCGACGCCTTGCCGTCCCAGCGCGACCTGGCGGTGCAATTGGGGGTCAGCCGGGCGTCATTGCGCGAGGCGTTGTCGTCCCTCAGCGCCTTGGGCGTGGTCAGTGTGCAACCAGGTAAAGGGGTGTTCGTGCAAGCGGCCGAGGAGTCGCCGGGGTTCGCCTGGCCTTTTGCGGCCCAGGCCACGCCGTTGGATATCTTCCAGTTGCGTTATGCCCTGGAGGGGTTCGCGGCGGGGTTGGCGGCGGTGACGTTGAGCATCGATGAACTGGACAGCCTGGAGGATAACGTCGAGGCCATGCGCAAGGTGCTCAAGGCTGGTGACTTCGAAGCGGCGGCCCGGCTCGACTTCGAATTCCATCAACGTATCCTGCTGGCCAGCGGGAATCAGGCGATGGTCAGCATCCTCAGCGCCAGTGCCGAGGTGTTCCTGGAGAGCCAGAAACTACCGTTCATCCGGCCGGAGCGGGCCATGGAGACGTGGCAGGAGCACCGCAGGATACTGCGCGCCCTGGCCCGGCGCGCCAGTGCCGCAGCCCAGAAAACCATGCAGGAACACGTGCGCAACGCCGCATTGCGCACCGGCATTGCCTTTGTGACGCCCGTCACGCCTTGA
- a CDS encoding transporter substrate-binding domain-containing protein produces MTKRYSALLTALFASLMLSQAPAQANGLDDIVARGTLKVAVPQDFPPFGSVGPDMKPRGLDVDTAKLLADQLKVKLELTPVNSTNRIPFLTTGKVDLVISSLGKNAEREKVIDFSKAYAPFYLAVFGPPEAAISSTDDLKGKTISVTRGAIEDIELTAVAPKEATIKRFEDNNSTIAAYLAGQVDLIASGNVVMVAISERNPKRVPALKVKLKDSPVYVGVNKNEPALLEKVNQILVAAKADGSLEKNAMQWLKEPLPADL; encoded by the coding sequence ATGACCAAACGCTACAGCGCCCTGCTTACTGCCCTGTTTGCCAGCCTGATGCTGAGCCAGGCCCCCGCCCAGGCCAATGGTCTGGACGACATCGTTGCTCGTGGCACCCTTAAGGTCGCCGTGCCCCAGGACTTCCCGCCGTTCGGCTCGGTCGGCCCCGATATGAAGCCCCGCGGTCTCGACGTCGACACCGCCAAGCTGCTGGCCGACCAGCTCAAGGTCAAGCTGGAACTGACCCCGGTCAACAGCACCAACCGTATTCCATTCCTCACCACCGGCAAGGTCGACCTGGTTATCTCAAGCCTGGGCAAGAACGCCGAACGCGAGAAAGTCATCGACTTCTCCAAGGCTTACGCACCGTTCTACCTGGCGGTGTTCGGCCCGCCTGAAGCTGCCATCAGCAGCACTGACGACCTCAAGGGCAAGACCATCAGCGTGACCCGTGGCGCCATTGAAGACATTGAGCTGACCGCCGTCGCGCCCAAGGAAGCCACGATCAAGCGTTTCGAAGACAACAACTCGACCATCGCCGCCTACCTGGCCGGCCAGGTCGACTTGATCGCCAGTGGCAACGTGGTAATGGTGGCGATCAGCGAACGCAACCCTAAACGTGTGCCGGCGCTGAAAGTGAAGCTCAAGGACTCTCCGGTGTACGTGGGCGTGAACAAGAACGAGCCGGCGCTGCTGGAGAAGGTCAACCAGATCCTGGTCGCGGCCAAGGCGGATGGCAGCCTGGAAAAGAACGCTATGCAATGGCTGAAAGAGCCGCTGCCCGCCGATCTGTGA
- a CDS encoding amino acid ABC transporter permease produces MAYQFDFVPVLANTDLLLRGALFTLELTAIGTVLGVALGTVGAVVRAWKLQPFAWFFGVYVELIRNTPFLVQLFFIFFGLPSLGLKITEWQAAVLAMVINLGAYSTEIIRAGIQAIPRGQLEAAAALAMTRFEAFRHVVLLPALGKVWPALSSQIIIVMLGSAVCSQIATEELSFAANFIQSRNFRAFETYALTTLVYLCMALMIRQLLNWIGRRFVMRNSR; encoded by the coding sequence ATGGCGTATCAATTTGACTTTGTGCCGGTGCTGGCCAACACCGACCTGTTGCTGCGTGGCGCGCTGTTCACCCTTGAGCTGACAGCTATCGGCACCGTTCTGGGCGTGGCCCTGGGTACCGTCGGCGCTGTGGTGCGAGCGTGGAAGCTCCAGCCGTTCGCATGGTTCTTTGGCGTTTACGTCGAGTTGATTCGCAACACGCCGTTCCTGGTGCAGTTGTTCTTCATCTTCTTCGGCTTGCCGTCCCTGGGGCTGAAGATCACCGAGTGGCAAGCAGCCGTGCTGGCGATGGTGATCAACCTGGGGGCCTACTCCACGGAAATCATCCGCGCCGGTATCCAGGCCATTCCACGCGGGCAACTGGAAGCCGCCGCCGCGCTGGCCATGACGCGCTTCGAAGCCTTCCGCCACGTGGTGCTGCTACCGGCGTTGGGCAAGGTGTGGCCGGCCCTGAGCAGCCAGATCATCATCGTGATGCTCGGTTCGGCGGTGTGCTCACAGATCGCCACCGAAGAACTGAGCTTTGCCGCCAACTTTATTCAGTCGCGCAACTTCCGTGCGTTCGAAACATATGCCCTGACCACTCTGGTGTACCTGTGCATGGCGCTGATGATTCGCCAACTGCTCAACTGGATCGGCCGCCGCTTCGTGATGAGGAACAGCCGATGA
- a CDS encoding amino acid ABC transporter permease — translation MSDFSFWDIVRNLAIGLQWTLLLSLVAFIGGGVIGLLVMTMRISRKAFPRNLARAYIELFQGTPLLMQLFLVFFGIALLGVDISPWLAAAIALTLFTSAYLAEIWRGCVDSIAHGQWEASASLALNPLEQLRYVILPQALRIAVAPTVGFSVQVVKGTAVTSIIGFTELTKTGGMLANATFEPFMVYGLVALGYFLLCYPLSLSARYLERRLHASA, via the coding sequence ATGAGTGATTTTTCCTTCTGGGACATCGTGCGCAACCTGGCCATCGGCCTGCAATGGACGCTGCTGCTTTCACTGGTGGCATTTATCGGTGGCGGCGTGATCGGTTTGCTGGTGATGACGATGCGCATCAGCCGCAAAGCCTTCCCGCGCAACCTTGCACGCGCCTACATCGAACTGTTCCAGGGCACGCCCCTGTTGATGCAGCTGTTCCTGGTATTTTTCGGCATTGCCCTGCTGGGCGTGGATATCTCGCCCTGGCTGGCGGCGGCGATTGCCCTGACCCTGTTTACCAGCGCCTACCTCGCCGAAATCTGGCGTGGCTGCGTCGATTCCATCGCCCACGGGCAATGGGAGGCGTCGGCCAGCCTGGCGCTTAACCCGCTGGAGCAATTGCGCTACGTGATCCTGCCGCAGGCCCTGCGCATTGCCGTGGCGCCGACGGTGGGTTTCTCGGTGCAAGTGGTCAAAGGCACCGCCGTAACCTCGATCATCGGTTTCACCGAGCTGACCAAGACCGGCGGCATGCTCGCCAACGCCACCTTCGAACCCTTCATGGTCTATGGCCTGGTGGCCCTTGGTTACTTTTTGCTCTGCTACCCCTTGTCCCTCAGTGCCCGCTACCTGGAAAGGAGACTGCATGCCTCTGCTTAG
- a CDS encoding amino acid ABC transporter ATP-binding protein, translated as MPLLRISALHKYYGDHHVLKGIDLTVEEGQVVAIIGRSGSGKSTLLRTLNGLESINDGVIEVDGEYLDAARADLRSLRQKVGMVFQQFNLFPHLTVGENVMLAPQVVQKVPKAKAAQLARQMLERVGLGEKFDAFPDRLSGGQQQRVAIARALAMSPKVLLCDEITSALDPELVNEVLSVVRQLAKDGMTLIMVTHEMRFAREVGDKLVFMHQGKVHEVGPPQELFANPRTPEFANFIGSVEQPG; from the coding sequence ATGCCTCTGCTTAGAATTTCCGCCCTGCATAAGTACTACGGCGATCACCATGTACTCAAGGGCATCGACCTGACCGTTGAAGAAGGCCAGGTGGTGGCGATCATCGGCCGTAGCGGCTCGGGCAAATCCACTTTGCTGCGTACCCTCAACGGCCTGGAGTCCATCAACGACGGCGTGATCGAAGTCGATGGCGAATACCTCGACGCCGCACGCGCTGACCTGCGCAGCCTACGGCAGAAAGTCGGCATGGTGTTCCAGCAGTTCAACCTGTTCCCGCACCTGACCGTCGGCGAAAACGTGATGCTCGCGCCGCAAGTGGTGCAGAAAGTGCCCAAGGCCAAGGCCGCCCAATTGGCCAGGCAAATGCTCGAGCGGGTCGGGTTGGGTGAGAAGTTCGACGCCTTTCCCGATCGCCTGTCCGGCGGCCAGCAACAACGTGTGGCGATAGCCCGCGCCCTGGCGATGTCACCCAAGGTGCTGCTGTGCGATGAAATCACCTCGGCGCTGGACCCGGAACTGGTCAACGAAGTGCTCAGCGTGGTGCGCCAACTGGCCAAGGATGGCATGACACTGATCATGGTGACCCACGAGATGCGCTTTGCCCGGGAAGTCGGTGACAAGCTGGTCTTTATGCACCAAGGCAAAGTGCATGAGGTAGGCCCTCCCCAGGAGTTGTTCGCCAACCCAAGGACCCCTGAGTTCGCCAACTTCATCGGCTCAGTGGAGCAGCCGGGCTGA
- a CDS encoding fimbria/pilus outer membrane usher protein, whose translation MTNLLSNTLMTLSWPRRPTLLMGVATLWSLPGAVPALELGEGFDLAALTAHGIDPKVSDYFRTATRFREGVQVVGLRVNGNPLGLVDARFDSQGQLCFTAGLLEKAGLVKPDGIFQAGPTEDRVCHDFLGAFPTTMIRLRPGSDEVALVVPTQSLREPQWESGHFARGGAAGLFNYDVQGFDSHSRTGSSRFVSAYTEAGFNLGDWIVRSRQFYVSDNGSSRNEHLYAYAQKDITALKSTFQVGQLSSSNPLFGGIQMSGVQFSPDGQLRAPAGSNNAVVEGLAQSQSRVEVRQSGVLIHSTLVPEGPFRLTGLPLLNGTSDLEVSLIDVQGARRNFVVPAASFAGAAPAAPGYYFSLGKVRDDAQGESPTPVVAMGSGTWGLGRDSSAGFGMLSADDYWSAGGTLGSVFFQRVSVGVRHNLSRDSRNALSGSRSSVSINSPVYNNLDLSLSATRQTRGYRDVLEAGRATKVDELDSRFKNQYTAALSWADPMLGAFSLGYTHGSQFDGQSSEHVFASWNRSFSRVDVTLIADSQVGSTQARRDATRGDRQRDANLENDLSVRLQVSVPLGGDRRLNSYISRRGERARAGTALSERVNEYVNYEVGVERDMNAREQSIRSQVDFMPRYTQVSLGGTRDALGTGYNGRLQGGVVAHEGGVTFSPYTVQDTFGIVSVGDIGSARIDTPQGPVWTDFSGQAVIPGLPAYTSSRIEVQTQSLPKRVDLKNGTQVLSAARGSVNTVAFDVLKVRRLLVTASDEQGRPLPQGASVFGKDNHFVTSVVGEGMIFLNDVNDSQALQVSLPDSSRCLLNISPTAEPDNDTFYETTSAVCHGR comes from the coding sequence ATGACCAACCTGTTGAGCAACACATTAATGACCTTGTCGTGGCCCCGTCGTCCCACGCTGCTGATGGGGGTCGCAACATTGTGGAGCCTGCCTGGCGCTGTTCCTGCGCTGGAGTTGGGCGAAGGCTTCGACCTCGCCGCGCTGACCGCCCATGGTATTGACCCGAAGGTTTCCGACTACTTCCGCACCGCAACGCGTTTTCGCGAAGGTGTCCAGGTGGTCGGGTTACGGGTCAATGGGAACCCGCTCGGCTTGGTGGATGCGCGGTTTGATTCACAAGGGCAGCTGTGTTTCACCGCGGGGTTGCTGGAAAAAGCCGGGCTGGTAAAACCCGATGGCATCTTCCAGGCGGGCCCTACCGAAGATCGAGTCTGCCATGATTTCCTCGGTGCTTTCCCGACGACGATGATACGTCTGCGGCCGGGCAGCGATGAGGTAGCGCTGGTCGTGCCCACCCAATCACTTCGCGAACCGCAATGGGAGTCCGGGCACTTCGCGCGGGGCGGTGCTGCGGGGTTGTTCAACTATGACGTGCAGGGCTTCGACAGCCACTCGCGCACAGGGAGCAGTCGGTTTGTTTCAGCCTACACCGAGGCGGGCTTCAATCTGGGCGACTGGATTGTTCGCAGCCGTCAGTTCTATGTGTCCGACAACGGGTCAAGCCGCAATGAGCACCTCTATGCCTATGCCCAGAAGGATATTACTGCGCTGAAATCGACTTTCCAGGTCGGCCAGCTCTCCAGCAGCAACCCGCTGTTTGGGGGGATCCAAATGTCCGGTGTGCAGTTCTCTCCCGATGGCCAGTTGCGTGCGCCGGCGGGTAGCAACAATGCCGTGGTAGAAGGCTTGGCCCAGAGCCAGTCGCGGGTAGAAGTGCGTCAGTCCGGTGTGTTGATCCACAGCACGCTGGTGCCCGAAGGTCCCTTCAGGCTTACCGGATTGCCCTTGCTCAATGGCACCAGCGACCTGGAGGTCAGCTTGATCGATGTGCAAGGCGCCAGGCGCAACTTCGTGGTGCCGGCGGCTTCTTTCGCGGGGGCAGCGCCTGCGGCGCCCGGCTATTACTTCTCCCTTGGCAAGGTACGTGATGATGCACAGGGGGAGTCCCCGACGCCGGTAGTTGCGATGGGTAGCGGTACCTGGGGGCTGGGGCGTGACTCGTCTGCGGGGTTTGGCATGTTGAGCGCCGATGACTATTGGTCAGCAGGAGGGACATTGGGCAGCGTATTTTTCCAGCGAGTTTCCGTTGGCGTGCGCCATAACCTGTCCCGTGACAGCCGTAATGCCCTATCTGGCTCACGCAGCAGCGTGTCTATCAACAGCCCGGTCTACAACAACCTGGATCTGAGCCTTAGCGCAACCCGCCAGACCCGTGGATATCGCGATGTTCTGGAGGCGGGTCGCGCGACCAAGGTCGACGAACTGGATTCACGCTTCAAAAATCAGTACACCGCCGCGTTGAGTTGGGCCGACCCCATGCTGGGTGCGTTTTCCCTGGGCTATACCCACGGTTCTCAATTTGACGGGCAGTCGAGTGAGCATGTGTTTGCTTCATGGAACCGGTCGTTCAGCCGCGTCGATGTCACGTTGATCGCCGACTCGCAGGTCGGTAGCACCCAGGCGCGCCGTGACGCCACGCGGGGTGACCGCCAACGTGATGCCAACCTGGAGAATGATCTGTCCGTGCGGCTGCAGGTCAGCGTGCCCTTGGGGGGCGATCGTCGCCTGAACAGCTACATCAGTCGCCGCGGGGAGCGCGCTCGTGCCGGGACGGCGCTGAGTGAGCGGGTCAATGAGTACGTGAACTACGAGGTGGGTGTCGAGCGCGACATGAATGCCCGGGAGCAGTCTATTCGTAGCCAGGTCGATTTCATGCCGCGTTATACCCAAGTCAGTCTGGGAGGCACCCGCGACGCGCTGGGCACTGGCTACAACGGGCGACTGCAAGGTGGGGTCGTGGCTCACGAAGGTGGGGTGACCTTCTCGCCCTACACCGTGCAGGACACGTTCGGCATCGTGTCAGTGGGGGATATCGGCTCTGCAAGAATCGACACGCCGCAAGGTCCGGTATGGACCGATTTCAGCGGGCAAGCGGTGATCCCGGGCCTACCCGCTTACACCAGCAGCCGTATCGAAGTGCAGACACAGTCCTTGCCTAAACGTGTTGACTTGAAAAACGGCACCCAAGTGCTTTCTGCGGCCCGAGGGTCAGTCAATACCGTCGCGTTCGATGTGTTGAAAGTGCGCCGTCTGTTGGTCACGGCAAGCGATGAACAAGGCCGACCACTGCCTCAGGGCGCCTCGGTGTTCGGCAAGGACAATCACTTTGTAACCAGCGTGGTGGGTGAGGGCATGATTTTCCTGAACGATGTGAATGACTCACAGGCACTGCAGGTTTCATTGCCGGATTCCTCCCGCTGCCTGCTTAACATTTCCCCCACGGCCGAGCCTGATAATGACACGTTCTATGAAACGACATCGGCGGTGTGCCATGGGCGTTAA
- a CDS encoding fimbria/pilus chaperone family protein: protein MNGLSVISRAWVFGASVGLCFIPVAAADGMLPETTVVLLYEEQGEATINIKNTDATPALLHSVVANVPEDVEPLLIVTPPITRVEAGETQLVRFISTLKEPLKTQRLKRVTFEGIPQASAAGGATIGITLRQNLPLILHPRGLPVHDTPWELLTWKRVGGRLTVNNDSAYIVRLAPQVRMFPQGTLGTLPRTYVLPGEALELRVDGALEGSTAVDMQPATVYGFSAGSYRASIKTDGV from the coding sequence GTGAATGGCCTTTCAGTAATTAGTCGTGCGTGGGTGTTTGGTGCAAGTGTGGGGTTGTGTTTTATCCCGGTTGCAGCCGCCGACGGTATGTTGCCAGAAACAACGGTGGTCTTGCTCTATGAGGAACAGGGCGAGGCCACGATAAATATCAAGAACACCGATGCGACGCCGGCGTTGCTTCATTCTGTCGTGGCGAACGTGCCGGAGGACGTGGAGCCGCTATTGATCGTGACACCCCCCATTACACGAGTGGAGGCGGGTGAAACCCAGTTGGTGCGCTTCATCAGTACGCTGAAGGAGCCACTGAAAACCCAGCGGTTGAAGCGCGTGACCTTCGAGGGTATCCCCCAGGCGAGTGCTGCGGGCGGTGCGACCATCGGTATCACCCTGCGGCAGAATCTGCCGCTTATCCTGCACCCACGTGGCTTGCCTGTGCATGACACCCCGTGGGAACTGTTGACATGGAAGCGTGTGGGGGGGCGCCTCACGGTTAATAACGACAGTGCCTACATCGTGCGCCTGGCGCCGCAGGTGAGGATGTTTCCGCAAGGAACCCTGGGGACTTTGCCGCGTACCTACGTTTTGCCAGGCGAAGCGCTCGAATTAAGGGTGGACGGGGCGCTGGAGGGTTCGACTGCCGTCGACATGCAGCCCGCCACGGTCTACGGGTTTTCGGCGGGCAGCTACAGGGCCTCGATCAAGACCGATGGGGTTTGA
- a CDS encoding DUF1120 domain-containing protein — translation MKKIVGLTLGLACVAATLNAHASTSAELIVRGTIKPAACNLSMTGGGIINYGNIPSGQLSSTAFNPLAEKTTPLTVSCGTTPTLFGLKFVDLQPGSKVPGILNVLGAGYTEAHNYGLGITSGRKTGGFAVALKDLRSSTAALYPIMRVGTGAWQSGDGKVAQSPSQHSWRSSTAVTPASISQLTGTIAVRPVINKGADLDLSRDITLDGRATLELSYIY, via the coding sequence ATGAAAAAAATTGTTGGATTGACTCTTGGTCTCGCTTGCGTGGCCGCCACTCTCAATGCCCATGCCTCGACCAGCGCCGAACTGATCGTCAGGGGCACTATCAAACCCGCCGCTTGTAACCTGAGCATGACCGGCGGTGGCATTATCAACTATGGCAACATTCCCTCGGGTCAGCTGTCTTCAACCGCGTTCAACCCGCTGGCGGAAAAGACCACCCCCCTGACCGTCAGTTGCGGCACAACGCCCACTCTTTTCGGGCTGAAATTTGTCGACCTGCAGCCTGGCAGCAAGGTGCCGGGTATTCTCAATGTGCTGGGCGCAGGCTACACCGAGGCACACAACTATGGCTTGGGCATCACCTCGGGCCGCAAGACCGGCGGATTCGCGGTCGCCCTCAAGGACCTCAGGTCGTCGACCGCCGCGCTGTATCCCATCATGCGGGTCGGGACCGGAGCCTGGCAAAGCGGTGATGGCAAAGTTGCCCAATCACCGAGTCAGCATTCGTGGCGCAGCAGCACGGCGGTTACTCCAGCCTCGATCTCACAACTTACCGGCACTATCGCCGTTAGGCCGGTTATCAACAAAGGCGCCGACTTGGACTTGAGCCGTGACATAACCCTCGACGGGCGCGCAACGCTTGAGTTGAGTTATATCTACTAA
- the ppx gene encoding exopolyphosphatase produces MPQSQPKNLSLIAAIDLGSNSFHMVVAKAQNGEIRILERLGEKVQLAAGIDDERQLNEESMQRGLDCLKRFAQLINGMPLGAVRIVGTNALREARNRGEFIRRAEEILGHPVEVISGREEARLIYLGVSHTLADTPGKRLVADIGGGSTEFIIGQRFEPLLRESLQMGCVSYTQRYFKDGKITPARYAQAYTAARLEIMSIEHALHRLTWDEAIGSSGTIRAIGLALKAGGHGTGEVNAEGLAWLKRKLFKLGDAEKIDFDGIKPDRRTIFPAGLAILEAIFDALELQRMDHCDGALREGVLYDLLGRHHHEDVRERTLTSLMERYHVDLEQAARVERKALHAFDQVAEDWDLEDGVWRELLGWAAKVHEVGLDIAHYHYHKHGAYLIEHSDLAGFSREDQQMLALLVRGHRRNIPKDKFAEFGDDGIKLIRLCVLLRFAILFHHIRGTQEMPQVTLRANGDSLDVVFPKGWLDENQLTQADFGQEAEWLTRVGFSLNLR; encoded by the coding sequence ATGCCGCAATCCCAGCCCAAGAATCTGTCCCTGATCGCCGCCATCGACCTGGGCTCCAACAGCTTTCACATGGTCGTGGCCAAGGCCCAGAACGGTGAGATCCGCATCCTTGAGCGACTCGGGGAAAAAGTGCAGCTGGCTGCCGGTATCGACGACGAGCGCCAGCTCAATGAAGAATCCATGCAGCGCGGGCTCGATTGCCTGAAACGGTTTGCCCAACTGATCAACGGCATGCCCCTGGGCGCCGTGCGAATCGTTGGAACGAACGCCCTGCGCGAGGCGCGCAACCGTGGTGAATTCATCCGCCGCGCCGAGGAGATCCTCGGGCACCCGGTCGAAGTCATCTCCGGCCGTGAAGAAGCACGCTTGATCTACCTCGGCGTGTCCCACACCCTGGCCGACACGCCTGGCAAACGCCTGGTCGCCGACATTGGCGGCGGCAGTACCGAATTCATCATTGGCCAGCGCTTCGAGCCGCTGCTGCGCGAAAGCCTGCAGATGGGCTGCGTCAGCTACACCCAACGCTATTTCAAGGATGGCAAGATCACCCCGGCACGCTATGCCCAGGCCTACACGGCGGCGCGGCTGGAGATCATGAGCATCGAGCACGCCCTGCACCGCCTGACCTGGGATGAGGCCATCGGTTCGTCTGGCACCATCCGCGCCATTGGCCTGGCCCTCAAAGCCGGGGGCCACGGCACTGGCGAGGTCAACGCCGAAGGCCTGGCGTGGCTCAAGCGCAAACTCTTCAAGCTGGGGGACGCCGAGAAAATCGACTTCGACGGCATCAAGCCTGATCGTCGCACGATCTTCCCGGCGGGCCTGGCGATTCTCGAAGCGATCTTCGACGCCCTCGAACTGCAGCGCATGGACCACTGTGACGGCGCCCTGCGTGAAGGCGTGCTCTACGACCTGTTGGGCCGTCATCACCACGAGGACGTGCGTGAGCGCACGCTGACCTCGCTGATGGAGCGTTACCACGTCGACCTGGAGCAAGCAGCCCGCGTGGAGCGCAAGGCCCTGCACGCCTTCGACCAGGTGGCCGAGGACTGGGACCTGGAAGACGGCGTATGGCGCGAACTCCTGGGCTGGGCTGCCAAGGTGCATGAAGTGGGCCTGGATATCGCCCACTATCATTACCACAAGCACGGCGCCTACCTGATCGAACACTCGGACCTGGCAGGTTTCTCCCGGGAAGACCAGCAAATGCTCGCCCTGCTGGTGCGCGGCCATCGCCGCAACATCCCCAAGGACAAGTTCGCTGAGTTCGGTGACGACGGCATCAAGCTGATTCGCCTGTGCGTGCTGCTGCGCTTTGCGATCCTGTTCCACCACATTCGTGGCACCCAGGAAATGCCCCAGGTGACCCTGCGCGCCAACGGCGACAGCCTGGATGTGGTGTTCCCGAAAGGCTGGCTGGATGAGAACCAACTGACCCAGGCGGATTTTGGCCAGGAAGCCGAGTGGCTGACGCGGGTGGGGTTCAGTCTGAACCTGCGCTGA